In Gossypium hirsutum isolate 1008001.06 chromosome A10, Gossypium_hirsutum_v2.1, whole genome shotgun sequence, the DNA window AGTTTAatagtagagtgaccacttcataacaaaacgataatgtaagtgactagaatgtaacatttcaaatgtaaatgactaaaatataatttaaggcaaacaaaagtgattacttttgtagtttacccaaaagaAATATTATTAAGTGATGCTACCTAATTTGGAATGGATAAATTTTacctaattttataacaaaaGCACATTTCCAaccttttttttatgaaaattaatttctaaattacATTTAATTACACTTTTAGCTTGTGTTTGGGCAAAGTTTAAAGTATACGTCCTTATTTTGTTAAAACCAAAGGAAATACCTTTTCAACTAAAAGAGTTAACTCAAAAAAGTAATTATTTATTAACTAAAGCCACTAATTAAacttacttaataaaataattaaaataaattaagggCTTTTGGGTTAAGTAATCATCAGCTACAAAGTTGACTAGCCGCCACTGATTTGTTGTTTCTTGATCTTTTGTTCAACCACCTTTCATTCTCCTCCTTTGTCATTTCTTTAATTtagaaatgttttattttttgcaAATAATTACTTTTTAAATGATTGAATGCACAGTTTATTCTGAAAACACGATATCAACTAATAATAACGTGACACATAATATATTTTTACTGAATATCACACATTttcttttgaataaaatgaaataatattaatagtttaGATACTACTTTTAACCCAAACAATTTTAAATACCTAAGTGAAAAAATTGATACAGTTTGAAGTCAATTttgtagttatatttttataaaatagattttaagaCGAGAtcaaaattttatcgtttgggtcatttatttagttaaaattttataaatttttaagagttaaataatttttttacggGTCCGATCTTTGCCTGCCCCTACCTTCTCCTCTAGTTAAACCCTTATCAAACCAaatgttatataatatatatttaaaatcctcaaaatttaactttttagatggtttcataattcaaattttaacaaattacatggtataacaaaaaaaaaattcagcttCAAATCCACTTTTTAAGTGTGTAAAAGCAATCAAGCAAAAGAAACAAAGGACCACTTTAGCCGACAACAGAAGAGCTTAAGGATTTCGTCGCTAAAAGGTAGTTGGGGCTGTTTGACACGTAAGTATGTGGTGTAAGTTCAAAAGCAATACGTGGTTTTCAAGTAATGCCCATAAAATTCAATGACGTCGTCACTAATAATTGTAGATTGTTTGACCCGACTTTCTTTTTAGGCAAACAGAAGATTCTTGTGAAATTCAAttaattgttttttctttcttcataaaaaaattagttctgtttttgtattttttttttttacaatttcgtcGGTGAAAGATCTAATAAGCAATGACGAACGATGGAAATAAATTATACTTTCCCCTATTCCAATCTGCATTTTAACTATCTTGACTCTACAAAGTTAGtgcaaaattatatttaaatttccaTTTTCATCTACAAATAATTCTTTTTTGTTTATTACTTAAAACTATCCGTAACCTctatttaacctttaaataagagaataaatgTATTTTAGCACACTCGAATTCACGCTCTCTTACACTGGCAACAATACTGATGTCAACCGAACTAAGACTTCACCAacttttatttcaaatatttaaaaatataaaaattactgaaCCAATAATggagtgacaaataatttatgttcaTATCGAAACTAATTTTAAGTTTgaatcttttataaatatatataaataagaagTGGAGcatgttgaataatttttttctataaatttgaatttttcattAGAAATTCgaaagtaaatatataaatacactaaattaatatgaattaaatattTCAAAGGTCAGATTATTCATTCGATTGTAAAGATGTGATTTATACAATAAGTCGAGCTttgaataaatttcttttttttaaaattgaataatattttatttgtgaaaGACTTTTGAGTTATGTGATAAGGATGCACTTGCATTTGCATTATCCAAAGAATTAAGAACAGAAGTAAAAGTGTGAAAACATATAAAGGTTATCACTCTTATCTCAACCATGTAACTCATGACCTTACTAGGTTCGCATACAAAAGAACCTACATTAAGTAAAACCATTCTACCAATCATCAACTGCCACCTAATATTCATTTGACTATAAATTCTACTTGGAAATATTTATTGGGTATGACCAGTCACAACATTTTGCTGAGAAAGTTAGAATCTTCTAGACAATTGAAGACTCTTAACTTGTAGGAAAAGGCTTGCAACTCGCTCGACTCAGCAACTCGGTCATGCTGACGCATGCACGAGTTGAACTGATTTCACACTCAAAACTCACAACACGCTAATACTATATTTCAATTAAAgtgacaaataaaaaaaatgactaaaagaAGGGATACAAACGTCATTCCAGAAGGTCAACTATAAAAGTCAAAAACTTCCATCTCTATAATTTCCTATCAATCCAATCTATAAATAAATATCCCATTTTACTTACTTCTTATTTGAATAGATCATCAAATACCCCCAAAAACAACTTCCATTTTCACACCATACCCCCAAAAAAAAACTATGAAGAGAAGCTTTCCTAATGAAATTGAGAACAATTTGGCTTTGGCAAATTGTTTGATGCTCCTTTCACAAGGAACAAACCAATATGATCATACCATCTTCAAcgataacaacaacaataacccTACTAGGGTTTTCGAGTGCAAAACATGTAACCGACAGTTCGCTTCATTCCAAGCTCTAGGTGGTCATCGAGCGAGCCACAAGAAACCCAAGTTGCTCGATAGCGGATCAACGGAGAACCAACCACAGGCGAAGCCTAAGACACACGAGTGTTCGATCTGCGGGCTCGAGTTCTCAATCGGACAAGCCTTGGGGGGACATATGAGGAGGCACAGGGGTGGTTCGAGTGAAAACCAGCACCAACATGGACCTTTGAGTTCTTCGACGTCATCTCAAGAGACCGTAAGGACACCGATTGTGAAGAAACCGAATAGCAGAAGGGTTTTATGTTTGGATTTGAACTTGACTCCATTGGAGAATGATTTAGAATTGTTTAAGCTTGGCAAAGCAACTCCACCAATTGATTGTTTCTTCTAAACTCTTCCTTTCTGATTAGctatatgattttgatttttttttttatattttctagaaGGGGTTCATGTATATATTTGTTCATTAATTTACAGATAGAGATGTATAATGAATATAGAgatatatatcattatatttttcttttattctaaaTTAACATATTTTCTGATTATAATTTCTTTTTGGTGAATTTGTTTACATCAACATGACTCTTTAACCAGAAGATAA includes these proteins:
- the LOC107897807 gene encoding zinc finger protein ZAT11, giving the protein MKRSFPNEIENNLALANCLMLLSQGTNQYDHTIFNDNNNNNPTRVFECKTCNRQFASFQALGGHRASHKKPKLLDSGSTENQPQAKPKTHECSICGLEFSIGQALGGHMRRHRGGSSENQHQHGPLSSSTSSQETVRTPIVKKPNSRRVLCLDLNLTPLENDLELFKLGKATPPIDCFF